The window ACGATTCAGGAGGCCGGTGAGCGGATCGTGCGATGCCAGCTTGCGCAGGCGATCCTGAAGCGTCTTGATGCGGAGCGCTGTCGAGAGACGCGCTCCGAGTTCCAACATGTCCCCGAGTGGCTTGCGAACGAAGTCCGTCGCACCGACCTCGAGTGCCTCAGCGATGTCCTGCGAGCGATTGCGCGCGGTCACGACCAGAACGGGAACGGATTCCATCTCCGCGTCGCGGCGCCAGATGCGGATAAGCTCCAGCCCCTGATAATCCGGAAGCTCCCAGTCCAGAAGCACTGCGTCGGGAACTTCCGCTGCGGCAGCGGCAAGCGCTTCGGCACCCGTCGCGGCGATCTGCACTTCGTAACCCTGCGCTTCGACATAGTCGCGCATGAGTTCCCGCTGACTCTTGGTGTCTTCTACAAGGAGAATGCGGCCGTATCTGGCGACCATTTTGAGCCCCGCCTCCACGAACATGTTCTGCTCATGAGATCGGATCCAGGCACAAAGGTCTGAAGTCGCCCGACCAGCGGAGTCCGAGCGCGATTCGCCTGCTCGAGACGGCCCGATCTAGCGCCGTCGGGCGTCTGATACGCGGATCAGACCAGCTCCCGAACGTGCTTGTAGGCCTGCTTGATCTCGTCGACGAGCTTGTTCGCAGCCTCCCCGACCTCGTGCAGCGAATCCTGGCTCTCGCGCCCGATCAGCTTCAGCCGACCCTCGAGTTCATGCCACGACTTCTCGGCACCTTCGAAGCGATCTCTCGCTTCATTCTTTGCCAGATGAAGCTGCACGCGCAGCTCGTCGCGCAGGGTCCTCAGCGTCTCTACTTCTTCGTGCAGCAGTCCTTTGTTCTGGTCACTCATCGTGAATCCTCCCGGATGACAATCAAAAGGAAACCCGGTCCAAGAGAGCGATAGACAAGAGAGCAGAGAACGTGCCAGCTCGCGAAGCACGAGCGAGTCTCTAGACCGCGCCGCTGTGGCAGTAGCACCCAGTCGCAGCGTCGATTGTGGTGGATCGCCCCAATCTGGCGTTGCCCGTGCACGAAGCACGCATTGAACGAGCCTCTGCTGGCACTCTGATTGCAGCCCTGTCAGCATGAAGACTGGAAATCCAGAGGGCTGATAGCCGCACAGTCAGGAGTTGAGAGTTGTCACCAGCCCGCGTCTCCGGATCGAATCAGGCTCCGCCACCTGCCGGAGTTTTCGGCGGCAGCGCGTGGCGTCTGGGACGCATCTTCGGCATCGAGATTGCGATCGACCAGAGCTGGCTGCTGATTTTCGGCCTGGTCACGTTCTCGCTGGCCGGACGTATGACCATCGAGCACGAGGCATCGGCAGCCATCGAACGCTGGGGCGTGGCGGTCGCCGCGAGTTTGGTCTTCTTCGCTTCGCTCTTGCTCCACGAATTGGGCCACAGTGTGGTGGCTCTGCAGACCGGGCTGGAGGTGCGTTCGATCACGCTGTTTCTGTTCGGGGGTGTTGCGCAACTCGGCAGCGAGCCGCGCCGCCCAAAGGACGAGATATGGATCGCGCTGGCGGGACCCGCGGTGAGTGCGGCTCTGGGCCTGGGCTTCCTCACGCTGGCGGACGTGCTTTCCGCCGCTGGAAGTTCACCGCTGAGCAGCGCAACCGCCTGGCTCGGGTCGATCAATCTCGCCCTTGCGATTTTCAACCTCGCACCCGGCTTCCCGCTGGACGGCGGGCGGGTGCTTCGCGGTATCGTCTGGGGAGTGACCGGTAGCTTCGAACGGGCGACGCAGGTGGCGTCCACCGGAGGAGCGATCGTCGCGCGAACGCTGATGGCGATGGGCGCAATACTGGCGTTGGCCACAGGGCAACTTCTCGGCGGCCTCTGGCTCGTACTGATCGGCTGGTTCCTGCTCCAGGCCGCACGTGGACCCGCCCAAGCGATGCGCCTTGAGCGCACTCTCGGAGAAATCCGCGTCGGTGATGTGATGGAACCCGTGGCGCGCGCATTTGTCGGCCCGTCGCTCAGTGTCGCGAGCGCCCTGCAAGACAAGGTATTGCTTCACGGTCTTCGCACACTGTACGTAGTCGAGTCCGATTTTCGGCTTCTCGGCATCGTCACGCTGCGCGAACTCGCGGCGGTTCCCCCTGAACAACGCGCTTCTTGCAGGCTAGGCGACCTGATGACGCCGGTTGCGGATCTGCATCTCACGTCTTCAGATGAGTCGGGCTGGCGGGCTCTGGAGGAGATGGCGAGCTACCGTCTGAATCAGCTTCCCGTAGTAGACGGAGGCAGATTGCGGGGCTGCGTCTCGCGGGAAGGGCTTCTGAACGTACTTCACGCCGCGATTGCGCTCGAGCGGCAAGGCGACGCCGCGGGAACGAGGTTGAAGACCACATGAGTCCGAGAGCAGCAACACTTATCGCGTTCTGCGGCCTGTTGCTGATTACGGTGTTCGGAAGCCTGGGTTTCGTCCTGATCGAGGACATGACCTGGTTTGAAGGTCTGTACATGACGGTAATTACCGTCTCGACCGTAGGCTACGGCGAGGTGCGCGAACTGAGTAATGCAGGTCGTCTGTTCACAATCATCCTGATCGTGACTGCAGTAGGCGCTGCTCTGTACCTGCTCACACTTCTTGCGCAGACCTTGATCGAGGTAAGCCTGCGTGAGTTGATCATGGGAGATGCCATGCAAAAGAAGATAGAGCGACTCGAAAACCACGTGATCCTATGCGGCTTCGGGCGCTTCGGTCGCATCGTCACCGAAGAACTGCAACGCAACGGGT of the bacterium genome contains:
- a CDS encoding CBS domain-containing protein: MSPARVSGSNQAPPPAGVFGGSAWRLGRIFGIEIAIDQSWLLIFGLVTFSLAGRMTIEHEASAAIERWGVAVAASLVFFASLLLHELGHSVVALQTGLEVRSITLFLFGGVAQLGSEPRRPKDEIWIALAGPAVSAALGLGFLTLADVLSAAGSSPLSSATAWLGSINLALAIFNLAPGFPLDGGRVLRGIVWGVTGSFERATQVASTGGAIVARTLMAMGAILALATGQLLGGLWLVLIGWFLLQAARGPAQAMRLERTLGEIRVGDVMEPVARAFVGPSLSVASALQDKVLLHGLRTLYVVESDFRLLGIVTLRELAAVPPEQRASCRLGDLMTPVADLHLTSSDESGWRALEEMASYRLNQLPVVDGGRLRGCVSREGLLNVLHAAIALERQGDAAGTRLKTT